One window of the Piliocolobus tephrosceles isolate RC106 chromosome 17, ASM277652v3, whole genome shotgun sequence genome contains the following:
- the DHX38 gene encoding pre-mRNA-splicing factor ATP-dependent RNA helicase PRP16 isoform X1: MGDTSEDASIHRLEGTDLASQVGGLICKTKSAASEQHVFKAPAPRPSLLGLDLLASLKRREREEKDDGEDKKKSKISSYKDWEESKDDQKDAEEEGGDQAGRNIRKDRHYRSARVETPSHPGGVSEEFWERSRQRERERREHGVYASSKEEKDWKKEKSRDRDYDRKRDRDDRDRSRHSSRSERDGGSERSSRRNEPESPRHRPKDAATPSRSTWEEEDGGYGSSRRSQWESPSPTPSYRDSERSHRLSTRDRDRSVRGKYSDDTPLPTPSYKYNEWADDRRHLGSTPRLSRGRGRREEGEEGISFDTEEERQQWEDDQRQADRDWYMMDEGYDEFHNPLAYSSEDYVRRREQHLHKQKQKRISAQRRQINEDNERWETNRMLTSGVVHRLEVDEDFEEDSAAKVHLMVHNLVPPFLDGRIVFTKQPEPVIPVKDATSDLAIIARKGSQTVRKHREQKERKKAQHKHWELAGTKLGDIMGVKKEEEPDKAVTEDGKVDYRTEQKFADHMKKKSEASSEFAKKKSILEQRQYLPIFAVQQELLTIIRDNSIVIVVGETGSGKTTQLTQYLHEDGYTDYGMIGCTQPRRVAAMSVAKRVSEEMGGNLGEEVGYAIRFEDCTSENTLIKYMTDGILLRESLREADLDHYSAIIMDEAHERSLNTDVLFGLLREVVARRSDLKLIVTSATMDAEKFAAFFGNVPIFHIPGRTFPVDILFSKTPQEDYVEAAVKQSLQVHLSGAPGDILIFMPGQEDIEVTSDQIVEHLEELENAPALAVLPIYSQLPSDLQAKIFQKAPDGVRKCIVATNIAETSLTVDGIMFVIDSGYCKLKVFNPRIGMDALQIYPISQANANQRSGRAGRTGPGQCFRLYTQSAYKNELLTTTVPEIQRTNLANVVLLLKSLGVQDLLQFHFMDPPPEDNMLNSMYQLWILGALDNTGGLTSTGRLMVEFPLDPALSKMLIVSCDMGCSSEILLIVSMLSVPAIFYRPKGREEESDQIREKFAVPESDHLTYLNVYLQWKNNNYSTIWCNDHFIHAKAMRKVREVRAQLKDIMVQQRMSLASCGTDWDIVRKCICAAYFHQAAKLKGIGEYVNIRTGMPCHLHPTSSLFGMGYTPDYIVYHELVMTTKEYMQCVTAVDGEWLAELGPMFYSVKQAGKSRQENRRRAKEEASAMEEEMALAEEQLRARRQEQEKRSPLGSVRSTKIYTPGRKEQGEPMTPRRTPARFGL, from the exons ATGGGGGACACCAGTGAGGATGCCTCGATCCATCGATTGGAAGGCACTGATCTGGCCTCTCAGGTTGGCGGTCTTATTTGCAAGACCAAAAGTGCGGCCAGCGAGCAGCATGTCTTCAAGGCCCCTGCTCCCCGCCCTTCATTACTGGGACTGGACTTGCTGGCTTCCCTGAAACGGAGGGAGCGAGAGGAGAAGGACGACGGGGAGGACAAGAAGAAGTCCAAAATCTCTTCCTACAAGGACTGGGAAGAGAGTAAGGATGACCAGAAGGATGCTGAGGAAGAGGGCGGTGACCAGGCTGGCCGAAATATCCGGAAAGACAG ACATTATCGATCTGCTCGGGTAGAAACTCCCTCCCATCCAGGGGGTGTGAGCGAAGAGTTTTGGGAACGCAGTCGGCAGAGAGAGCGGGAGCGGCGTGAACATGGTGTCTATGCCTCATCCAAAGAAGAAAAGGATTGGAAGAAGGAGAAATCGCGGGATCGAGACTATGACCGCAAGAGGGACAGAG ATGACCGGGATAGAAGCAGGCACAGCAGCAGATCGGAGCGAGACGGAGGGTCAGAGCGTAGCAGCAGAAGAAATGAGCCCGAGAGCCCACGCCATCGGCCTAAAG ATGCAGCCACCCCTTCAAGGTCTACCTGGGAGGAAGAGGACGGTGGCTATGGCTCCTCAAGGCGCTCCCAGTGGGAATCGCCCTCCCCGACACCTTCCTATCGGGATTCTGAGCGGAGCCATCGGCTGTCCACTCGAGATCGAGACAG GTCTGTGAGGGGCAAGTACTCGGATGACACGCCTCTGCCAACTCCCTCCTACAAATACAATGAGTGGGCCGATGACAGAAGACACTTGGGGTCCACTCCACGTCTGTCCAGGGGTCGAG GAAGGCGCGAGGAAGGCGAAGAAGGAATTTCATTTGACACGGAGGAGGAGCGGCAGCAGTGGGAGGATGACCAGAGG CAAGCCGATCGGGATTGGTACATGATGGACGAGGGCTATGATGAGTTCCACAACCCACTGGCCTACTCCTCTGAGGACTATGTGAGGAGGCGGGAGCAGCACCTGCATAAACAGAAGCAGAAGCGCATTTCAGCTCAGCGGAGACAGATCAATGAG GATAACGAGCGCTGGGAGACAAACCGCATGCTCACCAGTGGGGTGGTCCATCGGCTGGAGGTGGACGAGGATTTTGAAGAGGACAGTGCAGCCAAGGTGCATCTGATGGTGCACAATCTGGTGCCTCCCTTTCTGGATGGGCGCATTGTCTTCACCAAGCAG CCGGAGCCGGTGATTCCAGTGAAGGACGCCACTTCTGACCTGGCCATCATTGCTCGGAAAGGCAGCCAAACAGTGCGGAAGCACAGGGAGCAGAAGGAGCGCAAGAAG GCTCAGCACAAACACTGGGAACTGGCTGGGACCAAACTGGGAGATATAATGGGCGTCAAGAAGGAGGAAGAACCAGATAAAGCTGTGACGGAGGATGGGAAGGTGGACTACAG GACAGAGCAGAAGTTTGCAGATCACATGAAGAAAAAGAGCGAAGCCAGCAGTGAATTTGCAAAGAAGAAGTCCATCCTGGAGCAGAGGCAGTACCTGCCCATCTTTGCAGTGCAGCAGGAGCTGCTCACTATTATCAG AGACAACAGCATCGTGATCGTGGTTGGGGAGACAGGGAGTGGTAAGACCACTCAGCTGACACAGTACCTGCATGAAGATGGTTACACAGACTATGGGATGATTGGGTGTACCCAGCCCCGGCGTGTAGCTGCCATGTCAGTGGCCAAGAGAGTCAGTGAAGAGATGGGGGGCAACCTTGGTGAGGAG GTGGGCTATGCCATCCGCTTTGAAGACTGCACTTCAGAGAACACCTTGATCAAATACATGACTGATGGGATCCTGCTCCGAGAGTCCCTCCGGGAAGCCGACCTGGATCACTACAGCGCCATCATCATGGATGAGGCCCACGAGCGCTCCCTCAACACTGACGTGCTCTTCGGGCTGCTCCGGGAG GTGGTGGCTCGGCGCTCAGACCTGAAGCTCATCGTCACATCAGCCACGATGGATGCAGAGAAGTTTGCTGCCTTTTTTGGGAATGTCCCCATTTTCCACATCCCTGGCCGTACCTTCCCTGTTGACATTCTCTTCAGCAAG ACCCCACAGGAGGATtacgtggaggctgcagtgaagcaGTCCTTGCAGGTACACTTGTCGGGGGCCCCTGGGGACATCCTTATCTTCATGCCTGGCCAGGAGGACATTGAG GTGACCTCAGACCAGATTGTGGAGCATCTGGAGGAACTGGAGAATGCACCTGCCCTGGCCGTGCTGCCCATCTACTCTCAGCTGCCTTCTGACCTCCAGGCCAAAATCTTCCAGAAG GCTCCAGATGGCGTTCGGAAGTGCATTGTTGCCACCAACATTGCCGAGACGTCTCTGACTGTTGATGGCATCATGTTTGTTATCGATTCTGGTTATTGCAAATTAAAG GTCTTCAACCCCAGGATTGGCATGGATGCTCTGCAGATCTATCCCATTAGCCAGGCCAATGCCAACCAGCGGTCAGGGCGAGCCGGCAGGACGGGTCCAGGTCAGTGTTTCAG GCTCTACACCCAGAGCGCCTACAAGAATGAGCTCCTGACCACCACAGTGCCCGAGATCCAgaggaccaacctggccaacgtggtgctGCTGCTCAAGTCCCTTGGGGTGCAGGACCTGCTGCAGTTCCACTTCATGGACCCGCCCCCGGAGGACAACATGCTCAACTCCATGTATCAGCTCTGGATCCTCGGGGCCCTGGACAACACAG GTGGTCTGACCTCTACCGGGCGGCTGATGGTGGAGTTCCCGCTGGACCCTGCCCTGTCCAAGATGCTCATCGTGTCCTGTGACATGGGCTGCAGTTCCGAGATCTTGCTCATCGTCTCCATGCTCTCCGTCCCGGCCATCTTCTACAGGCCCAAG GGTCGAGAGGAGGAGAGCGATCAAATCCGGGAGAAGTTCGCTGTCCCTGAGAGCGATCATTTGACCTACCTGAATGTCTACCTGCAGTGGAAGAACAATAATTACTCCACCATCTGGTGTAACGATCATTTCATCCATGCTAAGGCCATGCGGAAG GTCCGGGAGGTGCGAGCTCAACTCAAGGACATCATGGTGCAGCAGCGGATGAGCCTGGCCTCGTGTGGCACTGACTGGGACATCGTCAGGAAGTGCATCTGTGCTGCCTATTTCCACCAAGCAGCCAAGCTCAAG GGAATCGGGGAGTACGTGAACATCCGCACAGGGATGCCCTGCCACTTGCACCCCACCAGCTCCCTTTTTGGAATGGGCTACACCCCGGATTACATAGTGTATCACGAGTTGGTCATGACCACCAAG GAGTACATGCAGTGCGTGACCGCTGTGGACGGGGAGTGGCTGGCGGAGCTGGGCCCCATGTTCTATAGCGTGAAACAGGCGGGCAAGTCACGGCAG GAAAACCGTCGTCGGGCCAAAGAGGAAGCCTCTGCCATGGAGGAGGAGATGGCGCTGGCCGAGGAACAGCTGCGAGCACGGCGGCAGGAGCAGGAGAAGCGCAGCCCCCTGGGCAGTGTCAG ATCTACAAAGATCTACACTCCAGGCCGGAAAGAGCAAGGGGAGCCTATGACCCCTCGCCGCACGCCAGCCCGCTTTGGTCTGTGA
- the DHX38 gene encoding pre-mRNA-splicing factor ATP-dependent RNA helicase PRP16 isoform X2 yields the protein MSWLSEMFPVDVSSVAPDAATPSRSTWEEEDGGYGSSRRSQWESPSPTPSYRDSERSHRLSTRDRDRSVRGKYSDDTPLPTPSYKYNEWADDRRHLGSTPRLSRGRGRREEGEEGISFDTEEERQQWEDDQRQADRDWYMMDEGYDEFHNPLAYSSEDYVRRREQHLHKQKQKRISAQRRQINEDNERWETNRMLTSGVVHRLEVDEDFEEDSAAKVHLMVHNLVPPFLDGRIVFTKQPEPVIPVKDATSDLAIIARKGSQTVRKHREQKERKKAQHKHWELAGTKLGDIMGVKKEEEPDKAVTEDGKVDYRTEQKFADHMKKKSEASSEFAKKKSILEQRQYLPIFAVQQELLTIIRDNSIVIVVGETGSGKTTQLTQYLHEDGYTDYGMIGCTQPRRVAAMSVAKRVSEEMGGNLGEEVGYAIRFEDCTSENTLIKYMTDGILLRESLREADLDHYSAIIMDEAHERSLNTDVLFGLLREVVARRSDLKLIVTSATMDAEKFAAFFGNVPIFHIPGRTFPVDILFSKTPQEDYVEAAVKQSLQVHLSGAPGDILIFMPGQEDIEVTSDQIVEHLEELENAPALAVLPIYSQLPSDLQAKIFQKAPDGVRKCIVATNIAETSLTVDGIMFVIDSGYCKLKVFNPRIGMDALQIYPISQANANQRSGRAGRTGPGQCFRLYTQSAYKNELLTTTVPEIQRTNLANVVLLLKSLGVQDLLQFHFMDPPPEDNMLNSMYQLWILGALDNTGGLTSTGRLMVEFPLDPALSKMLIVSCDMGCSSEILLIVSMLSVPAIFYRPKGREEESDQIREKFAVPESDHLTYLNVYLQWKNNNYSTIWCNDHFIHAKAMRKVREVRAQLKDIMVQQRMSLASCGTDWDIVRKCICAAYFHQAAKLKGIGEYVNIRTGMPCHLHPTSSLFGMGYTPDYIVYHELVMTTKEYMQCVTAVDGEWLAELGPMFYSVKQAGKSRQENRRRAKEEASAMEEEMALAEEQLRARRQEQEKRSPLGSVRSTKIYTPGRKEQGEPMTPRRTPARFGL from the exons ATGTCGTGGTTAAGTGAGATGTTTCCTGTGGATGTGTCTTCTGTGGCCCCAGATGCAGCCACCCCTTCAAGGTCTACCTGGGAGGAAGAGGACGGTGGCTATGGCTCCTCAAGGCGCTCCCAGTGGGAATCGCCCTCCCCGACACCTTCCTATCGGGATTCTGAGCGGAGCCATCGGCTGTCCACTCGAGATCGAGACAG GTCTGTGAGGGGCAAGTACTCGGATGACACGCCTCTGCCAACTCCCTCCTACAAATACAATGAGTGGGCCGATGACAGAAGACACTTGGGGTCCACTCCACGTCTGTCCAGGGGTCGAG GAAGGCGCGAGGAAGGCGAAGAAGGAATTTCATTTGACACGGAGGAGGAGCGGCAGCAGTGGGAGGATGACCAGAGG CAAGCCGATCGGGATTGGTACATGATGGACGAGGGCTATGATGAGTTCCACAACCCACTGGCCTACTCCTCTGAGGACTATGTGAGGAGGCGGGAGCAGCACCTGCATAAACAGAAGCAGAAGCGCATTTCAGCTCAGCGGAGACAGATCAATGAG GATAACGAGCGCTGGGAGACAAACCGCATGCTCACCAGTGGGGTGGTCCATCGGCTGGAGGTGGACGAGGATTTTGAAGAGGACAGTGCAGCCAAGGTGCATCTGATGGTGCACAATCTGGTGCCTCCCTTTCTGGATGGGCGCATTGTCTTCACCAAGCAG CCGGAGCCGGTGATTCCAGTGAAGGACGCCACTTCTGACCTGGCCATCATTGCTCGGAAAGGCAGCCAAACAGTGCGGAAGCACAGGGAGCAGAAGGAGCGCAAGAAG GCTCAGCACAAACACTGGGAACTGGCTGGGACCAAACTGGGAGATATAATGGGCGTCAAGAAGGAGGAAGAACCAGATAAAGCTGTGACGGAGGATGGGAAGGTGGACTACAG GACAGAGCAGAAGTTTGCAGATCACATGAAGAAAAAGAGCGAAGCCAGCAGTGAATTTGCAAAGAAGAAGTCCATCCTGGAGCAGAGGCAGTACCTGCCCATCTTTGCAGTGCAGCAGGAGCTGCTCACTATTATCAG AGACAACAGCATCGTGATCGTGGTTGGGGAGACAGGGAGTGGTAAGACCACTCAGCTGACACAGTACCTGCATGAAGATGGTTACACAGACTATGGGATGATTGGGTGTACCCAGCCCCGGCGTGTAGCTGCCATGTCAGTGGCCAAGAGAGTCAGTGAAGAGATGGGGGGCAACCTTGGTGAGGAG GTGGGCTATGCCATCCGCTTTGAAGACTGCACTTCAGAGAACACCTTGATCAAATACATGACTGATGGGATCCTGCTCCGAGAGTCCCTCCGGGAAGCCGACCTGGATCACTACAGCGCCATCATCATGGATGAGGCCCACGAGCGCTCCCTCAACACTGACGTGCTCTTCGGGCTGCTCCGGGAG GTGGTGGCTCGGCGCTCAGACCTGAAGCTCATCGTCACATCAGCCACGATGGATGCAGAGAAGTTTGCTGCCTTTTTTGGGAATGTCCCCATTTTCCACATCCCTGGCCGTACCTTCCCTGTTGACATTCTCTTCAGCAAG ACCCCACAGGAGGATtacgtggaggctgcagtgaagcaGTCCTTGCAGGTACACTTGTCGGGGGCCCCTGGGGACATCCTTATCTTCATGCCTGGCCAGGAGGACATTGAG GTGACCTCAGACCAGATTGTGGAGCATCTGGAGGAACTGGAGAATGCACCTGCCCTGGCCGTGCTGCCCATCTACTCTCAGCTGCCTTCTGACCTCCAGGCCAAAATCTTCCAGAAG GCTCCAGATGGCGTTCGGAAGTGCATTGTTGCCACCAACATTGCCGAGACGTCTCTGACTGTTGATGGCATCATGTTTGTTATCGATTCTGGTTATTGCAAATTAAAG GTCTTCAACCCCAGGATTGGCATGGATGCTCTGCAGATCTATCCCATTAGCCAGGCCAATGCCAACCAGCGGTCAGGGCGAGCCGGCAGGACGGGTCCAGGTCAGTGTTTCAG GCTCTACACCCAGAGCGCCTACAAGAATGAGCTCCTGACCACCACAGTGCCCGAGATCCAgaggaccaacctggccaacgtggtgctGCTGCTCAAGTCCCTTGGGGTGCAGGACCTGCTGCAGTTCCACTTCATGGACCCGCCCCCGGAGGACAACATGCTCAACTCCATGTATCAGCTCTGGATCCTCGGGGCCCTGGACAACACAG GTGGTCTGACCTCTACCGGGCGGCTGATGGTGGAGTTCCCGCTGGACCCTGCCCTGTCCAAGATGCTCATCGTGTCCTGTGACATGGGCTGCAGTTCCGAGATCTTGCTCATCGTCTCCATGCTCTCCGTCCCGGCCATCTTCTACAGGCCCAAG GGTCGAGAGGAGGAGAGCGATCAAATCCGGGAGAAGTTCGCTGTCCCTGAGAGCGATCATTTGACCTACCTGAATGTCTACCTGCAGTGGAAGAACAATAATTACTCCACCATCTGGTGTAACGATCATTTCATCCATGCTAAGGCCATGCGGAAG GTCCGGGAGGTGCGAGCTCAACTCAAGGACATCATGGTGCAGCAGCGGATGAGCCTGGCCTCGTGTGGCACTGACTGGGACATCGTCAGGAAGTGCATCTGTGCTGCCTATTTCCACCAAGCAGCCAAGCTCAAG GGAATCGGGGAGTACGTGAACATCCGCACAGGGATGCCCTGCCACTTGCACCCCACCAGCTCCCTTTTTGGAATGGGCTACACCCCGGATTACATAGTGTATCACGAGTTGGTCATGACCACCAAG GAGTACATGCAGTGCGTGACCGCTGTGGACGGGGAGTGGCTGGCGGAGCTGGGCCCCATGTTCTATAGCGTGAAACAGGCGGGCAAGTCACGGCAG GAAAACCGTCGTCGGGCCAAAGAGGAAGCCTCTGCCATGGAGGAGGAGATGGCGCTGGCCGAGGAACAGCTGCGAGCACGGCGGCAGGAGCAGGAGAAGCGCAGCCCCCTGGGCAGTGTCAG ATCTACAAAGATCTACACTCCAGGCCGGAAAGAGCAAGGGGAGCCTATGACCCCTCGCCGCACGCCAGCCCGCTTTGGTCTGTGA
- the TXNL4B gene encoding thioredoxin-like protein 4B isoform X3 — MSFLLPKLTSKKEVDQAIKSTAEKVLVLRFGRDEDPVCLQLDDILSKTSSDLSKMAAIYLVDVDQTPVYTQYFDISYIPSTVFFFNGQHMKVDYGREGRLLGTACVPADKRRESLQE, encoded by the exons ATGAGCTTCCTATTGCCCAAGCTGACTAGCAAAAAGGAAGTAGACCAGGCGATAAAAAGTACTGCTGAGAAGGTGTTGGTTCTCAGGTTTGGAAGAGATGAAGACCCTGTCTGTCTGCAGCTAGATGATATT CTTTCTAAGACCTCTTCTGACTTAAGTAAAATGGCTGCTATATATCTGGTAGATGTGGACCAAACTCCAGTTTATACACAGTATTTTGACATCAGTTATATTCCGTCTACTGTCTTTTTCTTCAATGGGCAGCATATGAAAGTGGATTATGG GAGAGAGGGAAGGCTGCTGGGCACTGCTTGTGTTCCTGCTGATAAAAGGAGGGAGTCACTCCAGGAATAA
- the TXNL4B gene encoding thioredoxin-like protein 4B isoform X1 codes for MSFLLPKLTSKKEVDQAIKSTAEKVLVLRFGRDEDPVCLQLDDILSKTSSDLSKMAAIYLVDVDQTPVYTQYFDISYIPSTVFFFNGQHMKVDYGSPDHTKFVGSFKTKQDFIDLIEVIYRGAMRGKLIVQSPIDPKNIPKYDLLYQDI; via the exons ATGAGCTTCCTATTGCCCAAGCTGACTAGCAAAAAGGAAGTAGACCAGGCGATAAAAAGTACTGCTGAGAAGGTGTTGGTTCTCAGGTTTGGAAGAGATGAAGACCCTGTCTGTCTGCAGCTAGATGATATT CTTTCTAAGACCTCTTCTGACTTAAGTAAAATGGCTGCTATATATCTGGTAGATGTGGACCAAACTCCAGTTTATACACAGTATTTTGACATCAGTTATATTCCGTCTACTGTCTTTTTCTTCAATGGGCAGCATATGAAAGTGGATTATGG ATCTCCAGATCACACTAAGTTTGTGGGAAGCTTCAAAACCAAACAAGACTTCATAGATTTGATTGAAGTAATCTATCGAGGAGCAATGAGGGGGAAGCTTATTGTCCAAAGTCCTATTGATCCCAAGAATATTCCCAAATATGATCTTCTCTATCAAGACATTTAG
- the TXNL4B gene encoding thioredoxin-like protein 4B isoform X2, whose translation MSFLLPKLTSKKEVDQAIKSTAEKVLVLRFGRDEDPVCLQLDDILSKTSSDLSKMAAIYLVDVDQTPVYTQYFDISYIPSTVFFFNGQHMKVDYGERCHEACFWLIQERGKAAGHCLCSC comes from the exons ATGAGCTTCCTATTGCCCAAGCTGACTAGCAAAAAGGAAGTAGACCAGGCGATAAAAAGTACTGCTGAGAAGGTGTTGGTTCTCAGGTTTGGAAGAGATGAAGACCCTGTCTGTCTGCAGCTAGATGATATT CTTTCTAAGACCTCTTCTGACTTAAGTAAAATGGCTGCTATATATCTGGTAGATGTGGACCAAACTCCAGTTTATACACAGTATTTTGACATCAGTTATATTCCGTCTACTGTCTTTTTCTTCAATGGGCAGCATATGAAAGTGGATTATGG GGAGAGGTGCCATGAGGCTTGCTTCTGGCTTATACAGGAGAGAGGGAAGGCTGCTGGGCACTGCTTGTGTTCCTGCTGA